Proteins encoded within one genomic window of Empedobacter falsenii:
- the nhaA gene encoding Na+/H+ antiporter NhaA: MIVSKLFNQFFHSQTSGGILLIFCTAFSLLLANSPIAESYDAIWLTDMFGHSFAHWINDGLMAIFFFLIGLELKREVFVGELSDTKKAILPVFAALGGMLIPAFIFFLTNKGTDTIHGFGIPMATDIAFAVAIITMLGKRVPLSLKVFLTALAVIDDLGAIIVIALFYPNPELPLDFTQFGIAIAILLGLFALNKLKIKSMIPYIIGGIAVWWFMLHSGIHATIAGVLVAFTIPFDKDDSKSLSAKMEHALHIPVAFIILPLFALANTAITIDGGGLAHFSIPLASGIFLGLVVGKPVGITLFTWIAVKLGLCELPTAVNFKRVFGVGILGGIGFTMSIFVSMLAFKDPSYINEAKLMILVASLTAAIVGFIVLKILLTTKQDYSD, encoded by the coding sequence ATGATAGTTTCTAAACTTTTTAACCAATTTTTTCATAGCCAGACTTCGGGCGGAATTTTATTGATTTTCTGTACTGCGTTTTCTTTATTATTAGCCAATTCACCAATTGCAGAATCTTATGATGCGATTTGGTTAACAGATATGTTTGGGCATTCTTTTGCACATTGGATTAATGATGGTTTGATGGCTATTTTCTTTTTCTTGATTGGTTTAGAATTAAAACGAGAAGTTTTTGTAGGTGAATTGTCGGATACTAAAAAAGCAATTTTACCTGTTTTTGCAGCTTTGGGAGGAATGTTAATTCCAGCATTTATTTTCTTTTTGACGAATAAAGGAACGGATACTATTCATGGTTTTGGAATTCCGATGGCGACAGATATTGCTTTTGCTGTTGCTATTATTACAATGTTAGGAAAAAGAGTTCCATTGTCTCTTAAAGTATTTTTAACAGCTTTAGCTGTGATTGACGATTTAGGAGCAATTATTGTGATTGCATTATTTTATCCAAACCCAGAATTACCTTTAGATTTTACACAATTCGGAATTGCAATTGCCATTTTGTTAGGTCTTTTCGCTTTAAATAAATTAAAAATAAAATCAATGATTCCTTATATCATTGGAGGGATTGCTGTTTGGTGGTTTATGTTGCATTCGGGTATTCACGCTACAATTGCGGGAGTTTTGGTTGCATTTACAATTCCATTTGATAAGGACGATTCTAAATCACTTTCAGCTAAAATGGAGCATGCTTTACATATTCCAGTAGCATTTATTATTCTACCATTATTTGCTTTGGCAAATACTGCAATTACGATAGATGGTGGAGGATTAGCACATTTTAGTATTCCTTTAGCTTCGGGTATTTTCTTAGGATTAGTTGTAGGAAAACCAGTCGGAATTACATTATTTACATGGATTGCGGTTAAATTAGGATTGTGTGAATTACCTACAGCAGTCAATTTCAAACGAGTTTTTGGTGTCGGAATTTTAGGAGGAATTGGATTTACAATGTCCATTTTCGTTTCGATGTTAGCGTTCAAAGACCCAAGCTATATAAATGAAGCAAAATTGATGATTTTAGTAGCTTCGTTAACAGCTGCTATTGTTGGATTTATTGTTTTGAAAATATTATTAACTACAAAACAAGATTATTCAGATTAA
- a CDS encoding sigma-70 family RNA polymerase sigma factor — MRQLKITKQVTNRETASLDKYLQEIGKVDLITAEEEVELAQRIKAGDRVALEKLTKANLRFVVSVAKQYQNQGLSLPDLINEGNLGLIKAAQRFDETRGFKFISYAVWWIRQSILQALAEQSRIVRLPLNKIGSINKINKAYALLEQEHERAPSAEEISEVLDMSEGDVKESMKNSGRHVSMDAPLVEGEDSNLYDVLNIGESPSPDVQLMIESLRVEIERALQTLTPREADLIRLYFGLNGQHPMTLEEIGETFDLTRERVRQIKEKAIRRLKHTSRSKILKTYIGR, encoded by the coding sequence ATGAGACAGCTTAAAATTACAAAGCAGGTAACAAATCGTGAAACTGCGTCGTTGGATAAATACTTACAAGAGATTGGTAAAGTAGATTTGATTACAGCGGAGGAGGAAGTAGAGTTAGCACAACGTATCAAAGCAGGAGATCGTGTTGCCTTAGAAAAATTAACAAAAGCAAACTTACGTTTCGTGGTATCTGTTGCGAAACAATATCAAAATCAAGGTTTAAGTTTACCAGATTTAATTAATGAAGGAAATTTAGGTTTGATTAAAGCAGCGCAACGTTTTGACGAAACGCGTGGTTTCAAATTTATCTCGTATGCAGTTTGGTGGATTCGTCAATCTATCTTACAAGCATTAGCAGAACAATCTCGTATTGTACGTTTACCATTAAATAAAATTGGATCGATCAATAAAATTAATAAAGCCTATGCTTTATTAGAACAAGAACATGAGCGTGCCCCATCTGCAGAAGAAATTTCTGAAGTTTTGGATATGTCTGAAGGGGATGTAAAAGAGTCGATGAAAAACTCTGGTCGCCACGTCTCAATGGATGCACCATTAGTAGAAGGAGAAGATTCTAACTTATACGATGTATTAAACATTGGTGAATCTCCATCTCCAGATGTACAGTTGATGATAGAATCTTTACGTGTAGAGATTGAACGTGCATTACAAACATTAACGCCTCGTGAAGCTGATTTAATTCGTTTATACTTCGGATTAAACGGACAACACCCAATGACGTTAGAAGAAATTGGAGAAACGTTTGATTTAACAAGAGAACGTGTTCGTCAAATTAAAGAAAAAGCAATTCGCCGTTTAAAACATACTTCAAGATCTAAGATTTTGAAAACATATATCGGACGATAA
- a CDS encoding trimeric intracellular cation channel family protein, with amino-acid sequence MEIQYIFELFGTVVFAISGALAGDERQKHDWFGIACFAFITAVGGGTLRDLFLNSYPLVWINDMNVIYAVFAGILLAGLFFKYFSRLRVTLMLFDTLGIALFTIVGLEKAHSLGANNFISVMMGMMTAVMGGMLRDVLMNRTPTVFVKEIYAMACIAGGVMYLIFDNFGLDRNINFIVSGAIIAAIRIVTVKYNLSLPKFY; translated from the coding sequence ATGGAAATTCAATACATTTTTGAATTATTCGGAACGGTTGTGTTCGCAATTTCTGGTGCTTTAGCTGGAGATGAAAGGCAAAAACACGATTGGTTCGGAATTGCTTGCTTTGCTTTTATAACAGCTGTTGGTGGCGGAACTTTACGCGATTTATTCCTTAACAGTTATCCGTTAGTTTGGATAAATGATATGAATGTCATTTACGCAGTTTTTGCTGGAATTTTATTGGCAGGATTATTTTTTAAATATTTTTCACGATTAAGAGTAACATTAATGCTTTTCGATACATTGGGAATTGCGTTATTTACAATAGTAGGTTTAGAGAAAGCACATTCTTTGGGAGCAAACAATTTTATTTCTGTGATGATGGGGATGATGACCGCTGTAATGGGTGGTATGTTACGTGATGTTTTGATGAATAGAACGCCTACGGTTTTTGTGAAAGAAATTTATGCAATGGCATGTATCGCAGGAGGTGTGATGTATTTAATTTTTGATAATTTTGGATTAGATCGTAATATCAATTTCATCGTTTCGGGCGCTATTATCGCGGCGATCCGTATTGTAACTGTAAAATATAATTTGTCGTTACCTAAATTTTATTAA
- a CDS encoding alpha/beta fold hydrolase — protein sequence MKHLLHKIDQPVLLVWGKQDIVTPPNVAEEFFAHLPNAKLAYSDDCGHVPMMEQPLLFNQHINNF from the coding sequence TTGAAACATCTTTTACATAAAATAGATCAGCCAGTTTTATTGGTTTGGGGAAAACAAGATATTGTGACACCGCCAAATGTTGCTGAAGAGTTTTTTGCACATTTACCTAATGCAAAATTAGCTTATAGCGATGATTGTGGTCATGTGCCGATGATGGAACAGCCATTACTTTTTAATCAACATATCAACAATTTTTAA
- the hutG gene encoding formimidoylglutamase — MQKTPFNQENWTGRIDSEDGELGLRIHQVISDYDKFELSSIQPKVLLGFCSEEGVERNKGRIGAKNSPDLIRKSLANLPLHFSETDFIFDAGNFHCDDKNLESARDEQINQVDKIIQQNHFPIVIGGGHETALGDFLALAKSYKNIGIINLDAHFDLRTPNPQSTSGTPFYEMAKYCEENEIAFNYIPIGIQELGNTKALFQRAENLGANYILADEVHFNLNKVLDDLKTIVQQFDALYVSLDMDVFDAAYAPGVSATTINGLTPFQVKYILKVLINSNKVKIFDLVEYNSLFDVDNSTAKLSAQMIYEVLRY, encoded by the coding sequence ATGCAAAAAACACCATTTAATCAAGAAAATTGGACAGGAAGAATTGATTCTGAAGATGGAGAATTAGGTTTAAGAATTCATCAAGTAATTTCTGATTATGATAAATTTGAATTATCATCCATTCAACCAAAAGTACTTTTAGGATTTTGTTCGGAAGAAGGTGTTGAACGAAATAAAGGGCGAATTGGAGCGAAAAATTCGCCAGATTTGATTCGTAAAAGTTTAGCGAATTTGCCTTTACATTTTTCTGAAACTGATTTTATTTTCGATGCTGGAAATTTTCACTGTGATGATAAGAATCTAGAATCTGCGAGAGATGAACAAATCAATCAAGTTGATAAAATCATTCAACAAAATCATTTTCCGATTGTAATTGGAGGTGGACATGAAACAGCTTTAGGAGATTTTTTGGCTTTAGCGAAATCATACAAAAATATTGGAATTATCAATCTTGATGCACATTTTGATTTGAGAACGCCAAATCCACAATCAACTTCTGGAACGCCTTTTTACGAAATGGCTAAGTACTGCGAAGAAAATGAAATAGCTTTCAATTATATTCCAATCGGTATTCAAGAATTAGGAAATACGAAAGCTTTATTTCAACGTGCAGAAAATTTAGGCGCTAATTATATTTTAGCAGATGAAGTTCATTTCAATTTGAATAAAGTGTTAGACGATTTGAAAACGATTGTTCAACAATTTGATGCGCTTTATGTTTCGTTGGATATGGATGTTTTTGATGCAGCTTATGCGCCAGGTGTAAGTGCAACGACAATTAATGGTTTGACTCCTTTTCAGGTTAAATATATTTTGAAGGTTTTGATAAACTCAAACAAAGTGAAAATCTTTGATTTGGTTGAATATAATTCGCTTTTTGATGTTGATAACTCGACAGCGAAACTCTCTGCACAAATGATTTACGAAGTTTTAAGATATTAA
- the mgtE gene encoding magnesium transporter encodes MENNMLNQHPADIAEQLTALNVKERNIAFYSLSNDDKVEVFSYFEPDIQYEIVKSLTDEDLAEVLNNLDPDDRTELFENFPDQLIKHSINLLNPEERATALNLIGYKEDSIARLMTPNYIQVKEHYTVKQVLAHIKKYGKKAETLTYIFIVDGKNRLIDDLKIGEILLADEDTKVEDLIDHNFVSIKTTTPLEDALEVFDKYDRSAMPIVTENDVLVGIVTFDDILDRMKMRDTEDIQKFGGMEELDVSYTKTPIAELIKKRAGWLVILFIGEMFTASAMSYYDQEIEKAVVLALFVPLIISSGGNSGSQAASLIIRAMALGELKLKDWWYVMKKEFASGLILGAILGFVGFIRILIWQKTGIYSYGEYWLYIALTVALSLIVIVLWGTLSGSLVPFILRKIGFDPATASSPFVATLVDVSGLIIYFTIAAILLSGKLL; translated from the coding sequence ATGGAAAATAATATGCTTAATCAACATCCAGCAGATATTGCCGAACAATTAACTGCACTGAACGTAAAGGAAAGAAATATCGCTTTTTATTCGCTTTCGAATGATGATAAAGTTGAAGTATTCTCCTATTTTGAACCCGATATTCAGTACGAAATTGTAAAAAGTTTGACGGACGAAGATTTAGCCGAGGTTTTGAACAATCTTGATCCTGATGACCGAACAGAACTTTTTGAAAATTTCCCAGATCAATTAATCAAACATTCCATTAATCTTTTAAATCCTGAAGAACGTGCTACAGCACTGAATTTGATTGGATACAAAGAAGATTCGATTGCACGTTTAATGACACCAAATTATATTCAGGTAAAAGAACATTATACAGTAAAACAAGTTTTGGCTCACATCAAAAAGTATGGAAAAAAAGCGGAAACGTTGACGTATATTTTTATTGTTGATGGAAAAAATAGATTGATTGATGATTTAAAAATTGGCGAAATTCTTTTGGCTGATGAAGATACGAAAGTAGAAGATTTGATCGATCATAATTTTGTTTCAATCAAGACGACGACTCCTTTAGAAGATGCGTTAGAAGTTTTTGATAAATACGATCGTTCTGCTATGCCAATTGTGACAGAAAATGATGTTTTGGTCGGAATTGTAACCTTCGACGACATCTTGGATCGAATGAAAATGCGTGATACAGAAGATATTCAGAAATTCGGAGGAATGGAAGAATTGGATGTTTCGTATACTAAAACACCTATTGCGGAATTAATCAAAAAGCGCGCAGGTTGGCTGGTTATCTTATTTATTGGCGAAATGTTTACGGCTTCTGCAATGAGTTATTATGACCAGGAAATCGAAAAAGCGGTTGTGTTGGCTTTATTTGTTCCATTGATTATTTCGAGTGGCGGAAATTCTGGTTCTCAAGCGGCTTCACTGATTATTCGTGCGATGGCTTTGGGCGAATTAAAGCTAAAAGATTGGTGGTATGTAATGAAAAAAGAATTTGCTTCGGGATTAATCTTAGGTGCAATTCTAGGATTTGTGGGTTTTATCCGAATCTTAATTTGGCAAAAAACTGGAATTTATAGTTATGGAGAGTATTGGTTGTATATAGCTTTAACAGTCGCTTTATCTTTAATTGTTATTGTTTTATGGGGAACACTTTCAGGATCTTTAGTTCCATTTATTTTGAGAAAAATTGGATTTGATCCCGCAACAGCATCCTCGCCTTTCGTTGCTACTTTGGTTGACGTTTCAGGATTGATTATCTACTTTACAATTGCTGCAATTTTACTAAGCGGGAAATTATTATAA
- a CDS encoding bifunctional folylpolyglutamate synthase/dihydrofolate synthase encodes MRTYQETIDWLFTNLPMFQRVGASAMKADLTNITALCEYLGNPQTKFKTVHIAGTNGKGSTSHMLASIFQEAGYKTGLTTSPHLKDFRERIRVNGEMADEEFVIDFVNKHEQKIIDQKASFFEIAIAMAFEYFAQQKVDIAIIETGLGGRLDSTNIILPELSVITNIGLDHTQFLGDTLDKIAFEKAGIIKPNTAVVIGETTAETKTIFEQVAKDRNAKIIFAEEKHFQDLASDLKGSYQIKNKRTVLTAIEQLQKQGWAVSPENITNGLLNVVKNTNLRGRWDILGQHPLIVADTAHNPHGLAEVSKQINEQAYNQLHLVLGFVNDKDVLSILQFFPKKATYYFCQPNVPRKYDIDELYQIIPEDIQDKHFFDSVEKALLAAKNNASVNDMIYIGGSTFVVAEVI; translated from the coding sequence ATGAGAACGTATCAAGAAACAATCGATTGGTTGTTTACAAATTTACCAATGTTTCAACGTGTTGGAGCATCAGCAATGAAAGCAGATTTAACAAATATTACAGCGTTATGCGAGTATTTGGGAAATCCTCAAACTAAGTTTAAAACGGTTCATATTGCAGGGACAAATGGTAAAGGAAGTACGTCTCATATGTTGGCCTCTATTTTTCAGGAAGCAGGTTATAAAACAGGTTTGACAACTTCTCCACATCTCAAAGATTTCCGTGAACGAATACGTGTAAATGGAGAAATGGCTGATGAAGAATTTGTGATTGATTTTGTGAATAAGCATGAGCAAAAAATAATTGATCAAAAAGCATCTTTTTTTGAAATTGCAATTGCGATGGCTTTCGAATATTTTGCACAACAGAAAGTTGATATCGCGATTATAGAAACTGGTTTGGGCGGACGATTAGATTCAACGAATATTATTTTACCAGAACTTTCTGTGATTACGAACATTGGTTTAGATCATACACAATTTTTGGGTGATACATTGGACAAAATTGCATTTGAAAAAGCTGGTATCATAAAACCAAATACAGCGGTTGTAATTGGTGAAACAACAGCAGAGACAAAAACAATTTTTGAACAAGTAGCGAAAGATAGAAATGCAAAAATCATTTTTGCTGAAGAAAAACATTTTCAAGATTTAGCTTCAGATTTGAAAGGGTCTTATCAAATCAAAAATAAACGTACCGTTTTAACCGCTATTGAACAATTGCAAAAACAAGGTTGGGCAGTCTCTCCTGAAAATATTACGAATGGCTTATTGAATGTTGTAAAGAATACAAATTTGCGCGGACGTTGGGATATTTTAGGACAACACCCATTAATTGTTGCTGATACTGCGCATAATCCACATGGTTTAGCAGAGGTTTCAAAACAAATAAATGAGCAAGCTTATAATCAATTGCATTTAGTTTTGGGATTTGTCAACGATAAAGATGTTTTGTCAATTCTTCAGTTTTTTCCAAAAAAGGCAACTTATTATTTTTGTCAACCAAATGTTCCACGTAAATATGATATTGATGAGCTGTATCAAATAATTCCAGAAGATATACAGGACAAACATTTTTTCGATTCTGTAGAAAAAGCATTACTTGCAGCCAAAAATAATGCTTCTGTGAATGATATGATTTATATAGGTGGTAGTACATTCGTTGTCGCTGAAGTGATTTGA
- a CDS encoding sterol desaturase family protein: MNLFITVSFYNLYVWIYENYRLLDISNAWWIWVVMLLATDFVWYWYHRLGHEVNIFWGAHIVHHQSEEFNFTVAVRITTLQAIVRNIFWCILPFIGFHPNLVMTILVVHGVYSFFTHTQILEKQKWLEYIFITPSLHGVHHASDEKYLDKNYGDVFVFWDILFGTFQKEEEKPRYGLTHPINSYSFLWQHFHYYLELYEAARRKSSIKEKLTIYFGSPAVMDQEIRPIIEKKWVSKNKGNSYHFKYKGYINLQLILSFVAMSILTYYFDQFDNLTKGFFVIFVLITLINIGAQLEQKRWVPYLEHIRFLVFCSFFIIQSHNYFLLILPFIFVFIIEKMFNFSNWYQKSILKII; the protein is encoded by the coding sequence TTGAATCTTTTTATTACGGTAAGTTTTTACAATTTGTATGTTTGGATTTACGAAAATTATCGTCTTTTAGATATTTCAAATGCTTGGTGGATTTGGGTTGTGATGCTTTTAGCGACAGATTTTGTTTGGTATTGGTATCATCGTTTGGGACATGAAGTCAATATTTTTTGGGGAGCCCATATTGTGCATCATCAATCCGAAGAATTTAATTTTACGGTGGCGGTACGTATAACAACTTTGCAAGCAATTGTTCGCAATATTTTTTGGTGTATTTTGCCTTTTATTGGTTTTCATCCAAATTTAGTGATGACGATTTTGGTGGTTCATGGCGTGTATTCTTTTTTTACGCATACGCAGATTTTGGAGAAACAAAAATGGCTTGAATATATTTTTATAACACCTTCTCTTCATGGTGTTCATCATGCTTCTGACGAAAAATATTTGGACAAAAATTATGGAGATGTATTTGTTTTTTGGGACATATTATTTGGTACTTTTCAGAAAGAAGAAGAAAAACCAAGATATGGATTGACGCATCCTATCAATAGTTACAGTTTTTTGTGGCAACATTTTCATTATTATTTAGAGTTGTATGAAGCTGCTCGAAGAAAATCCTCCATTAAAGAAAAATTGACGATATATTTTGGTAGTCCAGCAGTGATGGATCAGGAAATAAGACCAATTATTGAAAAGAAATGGGTGTCTAAGAATAAAGGGAATAGTTATCATTTCAAATACAAAGGTTATATTAATTTACAATTGATTTTATCGTTTGTCGCGATGAGTATTCTAACATATTATTTTGATCAATTTGATAATTTAACCAAAGGTTTCTTCGTTATATTTGTCTTGATTACATTAATAAATATTGGTGCACAATTAGAACAAAAAAGATGGGTACCGTATTTAGAACATATTAGATTTTTAGTGTTTTGTAGTTTTTTTATCATTCAATCTCATAATTATTTCTTGCTGATTTTACCTTTCATATTCGTTTTTATCATCGAAAAGATGTTTAATTTTAGTAATTGGTATCAAAAAAGTATTTTAAAGATTATATAA
- a CDS encoding HpaII family restriction endonuclease, with protein sequence MITGNKGEWSEVYALLKIIADKQLFAGDSDLNKIESLIFPIIKVLRDESNGTFVFSYENDIVLIKNGEEEFRISISNFQENASLLLQKLKEKTNATFSIPQIETFINSYQSQSIKAKSSVKSDIKIVIHDQRTGTNPELGFSIKSQLGGASTLLNAGKTTNFIYEIENINLSEEQINLINSIDTRSKIKDRIEEIYSLGGSLNFIKTESSIFGNNLILVDSALPKIVSETLKKFFTSSLSKTIELINSVSETNPLNFNLENNHPFYTYKFKRFITDIALGMMPSKVWTGQLDATGGYLVVKEDGEVLCYHIYNRNEFEDYLYSNTKFETASSSRHDFGSIYKENDKLYFKLNLQIRFL encoded by the coding sequence ATGATAACAGGAAATAAGGGTGAATGGAGCGAAGTTTATGCGCTTCTTAAAATTATTGCTGATAAACAATTATTTGCTGGAGATAGTGATTTAAATAAAATTGAATCATTAATATTTCCAATTATTAAAGTTTTAAGAGATGAGTCAAATGGAACTTTCGTGTTTTCATATGAAAACGATATTGTTTTAATTAAAAATGGAGAAGAGGAATTTAGAATCTCAATCTCTAATTTTCAAGAAAATGCAAGTTTACTTTTACAAAAGTTAAAAGAAAAAACAAATGCTACTTTTTCAATTCCTCAAATTGAAACATTTATTAATTCATATCAAAGTCAATCAATTAAAGCTAAATCTTCAGTTAAAAGCGATATTAAAATTGTTATTCACGACCAAAGAACTGGAACGAATCCCGAATTAGGATTTAGTATAAAATCACAATTAGGTGGAGCTTCTACTTTACTAAATGCTGGAAAAACTACTAATTTCATTTACGAAATTGAAAACATAAACTTATCTGAAGAACAAATCAATTTGATAAATTCAATTGATACAAGAAGTAAAATAAAAGATAGAATTGAAGAAATTTATTCGTTAGGTGGTTCTTTAAATTTTATTAAAACGGAAAGTTCTATTTTTGGAAATAATTTAATTCTGGTTGATTCTGCATTACCCAAAATCGTTTCGGAAACACTTAAAAAATTCTTTACTTCAAGTTTATCAAAAACTATCGAATTAATAAATTCAGTTTCTGAAACAAATCCTTTAAACTTTAATTTGGAGAATAATCATCCTTTTTACACGTATAAATTCAAGCGATTTATAACAGATATTGCACTTGGAATGATGCCGTCAAAAGTCTGGACTGGACAACTTGATGCAACTGGTGGATATTTAGTCGTAAAAGAAGATGGAGAAGTTTTGTGTTATCACATTTACAACCGAAACGAATTTGAGGATTATCTTTATTCAAATACAAAATTTGAAACTGCAAGTAGTTCAAGACACGATTTCGGAAGTATTTATAAAGAAAATGATAAACTTTATTTCAAACTGAACTTACAAATTAGATTTCTATAA
- a CDS encoding trimeric intracellular cation channel family protein yields MEIQYFFELFGTLFFGISGALAADEKSGNDWFGVTFIAFLTSIGGGTIRDILLSVEIMWIKDVNLIYAVGIGVILAAIFYEPLLKLRKTFMLFDTLGIALFTIVGLEKALNLGIHPVIAPVMGMFTAVFGSIIRDMMLNEVPIIFKKEIYAFACLCGAVIYMILWKLGLDRNINFFVSGGVIVAIRLAAIKYNLSLPKFKSH; encoded by the coding sequence ATGGAGATTCAATATTTTTTCGAATTATTTGGTACACTTTTTTTTGGAATTTCGGGCGCTTTAGCAGCAGATGAAAAATCTGGTAACGATTGGTTTGGTGTAACCTTTATTGCTTTCCTAACTTCAATTGGAGGTGGTACAATTCGTGATATTTTACTTTCCGTTGAAATTATGTGGATAAAGGATGTTAATCTTATTTATGCAGTAGGGATTGGTGTTATTTTAGCGGCAATTTTCTATGAGCCTCTGTTGAAACTTCGTAAAACATTTATGCTTTTTGATACGTTAGGAATTGCTTTATTTACGATTGTTGGTTTAGAAAAAGCTCTAAATCTTGGAATTCATCCCGTAATTGCACCTGTAATGGGAATGTTTACTGCGGTTTTTGGATCCATTATTCGAGATATGATGTTGAATGAAGTTCCTATTATTTTCAAGAAAGAAATTTACGCGTTTGCATGTCTTTGTGGTGCAGTTATTTATATGATTTTATGGAAATTGGGACTTGATCGTAACATTAATTTCTTTGTTTCGGGTGGTGTGATTGTCGCAATTCGTTTGGCTGCAATCAAATACAACTTATCATTACCGAAATTCAAAAGTCATTAA
- a CDS encoding DNA cytosine methyltransferase, protein MSQFYKSDAIEYTNEILKNYVSEDYTNYFSEKNFQLELFNNENVPFQPVEKPKFKFIDLFAGIGGFRLALQNLGGKCVFTSEWDKQAQKTYRANFGETPFGDITKEETKQYIPDGFDVLCAGFPCQAFSIAGKRGGFEDTRGTLFFDVAEIIKRKQPKAFFLENVKGLRSHDKGKTLETILNVLRNDLGYFVPEPQIVNAKDFGVPQNRERIYIVGFHPDLCIDNFSYPKPTNQNSTFADVKEENVVETKYYLSTQYLQTLVNHKARHENKGNGFGYEIIKDNQTANAVVCGGMGRERNLVLDHRITDFTPTTKIKGEVNREGIRKMTPREWARLQGFPDNYIIPVADASAYKQFGNSVAVPAIQATANEIIKLMLKTK, encoded by the coding sequence GTGTCACAATTTTATAAAAGTGATGCTATTGAATATACAAATGAAATTCTAAAAAATTACGTTTCAGAAGATTATACAAATTACTTTTCCGAAAAGAATTTTCAATTAGAACTTTTCAATAACGAAAACGTACCATTCCAACCAGTTGAGAAACCAAAATTCAAATTTATTGATTTATTTGCTGGAATTGGTGGTTTCCGTTTGGCTTTACAAAATCTTGGCGGGAAATGTGTATTTACTAGCGAATGGGACAAACAAGCGCAAAAAACATATCGTGCCAATTTTGGAGAAACTCCGTTTGGTGATATTACAAAAGAAGAAACAAAACAATATATTCCAGACGGTTTTGATGTACTTTGTGCTGGTTTTCCTTGTCAAGCATTTTCAATCGCTGGAAAACGTGGAGGATTTGAAGATACAAGAGGAACATTATTTTTTGATGTTGCTGAAATCATCAAACGTAAACAACCAAAAGCATTCTTTTTAGAAAACGTGAAAGGTTTAAGAAGTCATGACAAAGGAAAAACTTTAGAAACGATTTTAAATGTTTTACGTAACGACTTAGGATATTTTGTTCCAGAACCTCAAATAGTAAACGCTAAAGATTTTGGAGTTCCACAAAATAGAGAACGTATTTATATTGTTGGTTTTCATCCAGATTTGTGCATTGATAATTTCAGCTATCCAAAACCAACAAATCAAAACTCAACTTTTGCAGACGTGAAGGAAGAAAATGTAGTTGAAACAAAATATTATCTTTCAACTCAATATCTTCAAACTCTTGTAAATCACAAAGCAAGACACGAAAATAAAGGAAACGGGTTTGGTTACGAAATTATAAAAGATAATCAAACAGCTAACGCTGTTGTTTGTGGCGGAATGGGACGTGAAAGAAATTTAGTTTTAGACCATAGAATTACTGATTTCACTCCAACAACCAAAATTAAAGGTGAGGTAAATCGAGAAGGAATCCGAAAAATGACTCCAAGAGAATGGGCAAGATTACAAGGTTTTCCAGATAATTACATTATTCCAGTTGCTGACGCATCTGCTTACAAGCAGTTCGGTAACTCCGTTGCCGTACCAGCTATTCAAGCAACTGCAAACGAAATTATTAAACTAATGCTGAAAACTAAATGA